TTCTGTGCATGTATATTGAAAACTGCAGAACACAAGAGCAGTGCATTATGTGTGGGAATAGCAGTTGATTGTTTAAAATTTTCAGctgtatatgtaaatatatttacctTAGAATAGATCAATTCAGATAACCACTGCAACTTTAAGGTCAataatgattcaaatgtttcgCAGTTAGAGATAGCAAACAGAAATGAGCTCATGGCGTCCCTGAGATGTAAGCGGGTGGATGCGAGGCTGCACTGCCACCGATCTTTGACCTCCAAAATGGAATCTTTCTTTGAGTGCTTTGAATTGCCAATGACATTTGTCAACCTAACCTTTCAACAGTAAGATATAAACTGATTGTTACACATCTTAGCACCCCATAAACATAGATCGtacaaatagaaaaagtagttccagagttattacactttttatcatgggtgagccattttcggagcagaggccaaaaaagagGCTAGTGTCCAAAGGGTTAATACAGGAATTTTGACCAAGATACATATCAAGTGAGACATTTTGCCGGTGAAACATTGACTTTTCAGTACTCTCTGGAGACGCTGTTACAAATCACCTCCAACCTTGTTTGGCCTTTTTGTACTGGAATTGCCTGTTACTTATCAGCTGACGTATAATGTGCATTTATACTAGCTTATATTTGCCAAATGGTGGTTCATGCTTTGTTCAATCAGCAGTATGGACACCAGTCAACTTGAGTGACTGAAGCCATTTATTTATGCTTCAAAGCCGTCCCATCCGGACccggaccaaaagctaaaaaaagacgGTTGTGATTTAAGCGTGacagtctttgcattccaggcagaaGTACAAATGGACAGCGAAaatagagcatttaatccatgatggacggactggtttctgttcatacctccaactgcagcactaaaccggTGTCTCATGTGCTCAGAACCCATTGAAACGCCATCCTGAGtcgcaatgagctcctccatgtGAGCAGGAGAAGGGCCCTGGTGCATTCAGGTACAGGTTTAAAGTCCTGGCAGGACAAACTAGATCTTAATTCTCCCCCTTACCAAAAAAAGTGTGAgagtggatttattttttctgcactacgttgtctgttgtccattattgtactgtcaaCCAACCGGCaaatcaaattccatgtatgtctgacatattatggcaataaacgtttcctgattcctgattcctgatatatTATATTAAGTTGTTCAATGTGTTTGGATTTATCATTTATAATTTTCTGAGTGTCAAGTGAAGCAGAGAAGGGGGAATTCAAGCTTTTcggtattttatttatttttttactttatttgaacatgcagaaattgtattattattattattattattaaatgcagCCCTAACTTTATgtagttaattgagagaacattatatatatttgcagtcacacatacatgttcagttcttttttaCGTGACAATAAAACATTGTCAAAGGGTTTTTGAAttgtactgaattcatttgatttgttagtcgtgtattgattacatgcaaatgttaACACAACTCAGTATTCCTCTATTTGATCACAcaaagtagtcacattatgacttttcgGATCTTTGTTTCTAGAAATTTTCTCTAACAGGACCTCGTTACGTTTTAGTTGAATAGCCCTACTTTAAAAGAttcttatttctttaaaatgaaacCTAAATGTCAGAAACAATAACTGATGGaaaggttttgttttcattcactgATTATACAAAAGCATGTTATTGTGTTAAGGTTTAAACACAGTGAAAAATGTTCTTATTTATGTTAAATGTTCTTATTTAGTTCTAAGAACTAAAAATTAAAGAAAACTGCACTGGCAGAAACAAGATGACAACTCGGTGACTAATTTGAATGACAACAGGAAATGTTTACGGGTCAGGAAGACTGTAGAAAACCTGCTGCGTGTTAATGTAacagtgaaagtgaaaaatCAACACTCCTCACTGCCTCCACCCACAGCTGTGGTTTTTCTTTGGCCGGCCTCACTACCCAGCTCTGCCTCCACCAAATAACACTATGTAAGGAATCAATGAGAACAAATCTGTAGTCAGTAGCATTTCTGCACTTTTAAATAGTAAATCTTTGTCATTGTCAAAAGAATTCCACAAATACACCAACACGCAATGAAGTGAACTGAGACAAGTGGTAGCTGTTGTTGCCAAAGCCTCCGTGCTCCATAGAGCGCCATTGTTGTCAAGAACTATTAAAACCACATTGGCGAGGCAACAGCGCTGGACAGCGTGACATTAGACATTCTTGCGATGAACAGCGGGCATTGTGGTTGAATCTGACATATTCCACACTCCTGCCCTATAATTACCCACCACAACACCAACTGGGTAATAATCCACATGTGAAAAAAGTCCCCTACAAAATGCAACTGAGTAACAGCTGAAAAATACAGTGCCCAGCTGTGGGGGGAAATTGCTGAACTTTCTGTAGAAATGAAACGAAATGAaaggttctgttttttttttttacctttagaATAACCATAAGGGCCAAGTGCCTCAGACAGTGGGAGTCTGTAAAGAGAGACTGCTGTTGAGATTTGTTGACAGTGAGAAAAATATAGAATGTATATCCTTCTGCTTTAAGTATGTTAAAGAAATCTGAGTTGATATATGGAAAACCTTTAAAAAGGGACCTGTTGACACCCCGAAGAGGCGAAGCACCGACAGACAGATTAAGACAGACACACTGTCTGCACGGGGTCGCCTGaacaggacaaaaacacaccttGCAACAAAATCCATGCTTTAAGGTGGGAAACTAATGACTGACTTGACTGTCATGTGAGAAATAACGCCCATGTGTGCAGTTCTTCAGCTGAGCGCTCATCTGTTCTCCACTCAAGGCTGTAATGAAACTGATGATGCTAATACAGCTGCACTTGAGCCAGGCTATATTTAGAGGGATCTCAGCCGTGGGGGCCTCCACTGCCTGTGTTTGGCTTGGCTGTGGCTCgagggtttttaaaaaaaaaaaatgtatggtgGAGGAAACTTTACGCTACGGAGAGGCAGGTGGCTGCCCGCGGCAGTGCAAGGAACGAGAGAGAGGGAATCTAAAAGCACGCTCCCATAATCCGCTCCGGCCGTGGCGCTTTACGGCGCTAATTCTACCGGCGCACAACGTGTATCCATGACAACTCACCGGCAAATATGATTACTCCTTTTTTTACGCTGCTGAAGTGATGAAAAACATTCACATCACGGCAGACCTGCCCTTGAGGCACTGTCTGAGGTTGTTGATTGTCTGGAACAGCAAGTTGAATGCATGCTTGTCtcgggagtgtgtttgtgtgtgtgtgtgtgtgcgtggtagaggaggaggaggagtgtgaaTGTCCTTGTTGCACTCTTGCTCTCAGTTTTGCATGTCTAGACATGTCAATATTCTCGCCTTTTATGAGTTgcagtgctctctctctctctctctctctctctctaacacacacagccagataTGAAATGGGTGACAACTCCTGCACACGCATAACGAATAACTAGTgatactacacacacactgagtcgtgaattacacacacacaatgagctgCGGGCCTGCGTGGTTGCCTGCAGGGctgatatatttataaaaacgtTTCTGATCTTCACGCTTAGGGGAAAGAAGGTTTCACTCTGCAAGTCACAAGACACCTTTACCGTTTGAAAAGGGTTTAAGAAATGCTCAAAAATCTTTGTCAAATCTGCTACTTTTGAAACATAAATAATCACAAATATCTTTTCACTAGATACGTAGACAACGACATACTGAATCTTGACAATTAGTAATGTGGAAATAACGACTAAGCGGGGTGAGGGCCAATGACTGCCAAGGACGGCAGAGGCAGGCAGGAGGACCCAAACACAGACTTTTCACAAACAAAGGTACTTTTACTAacaggaatatatatatatcctgttATCCTGTTATTATATATTGTAATAGCAGGAACATATATTCATCCAGAACATACAAACTACGCACAGTCTACAAGCTACAGGCTACAACATACATGcatgcaatgacgcaacaaggggcaCAGGACACACAGGGCtcaaatacacaggggaggtgcaggtgattggacacaggtggaaacaatcagggtcACAGCAGACAATCCCAGGGATGACAgggcaaggcaggaagtgaagttaacccagggacacaaggcatgaaactacaaaataaaacaggtaaaCTCAAACCGTGACAATGGCGGAGGTAAGACTATAACTAAAAGTTTGCAGTGATGCAGCCTTTGAAGCCAGGAACAGACAACCCATATATTCTGTTACTATAACCAAGTGACCATGCAATTTTGCCTGATTGCTGTGTAAGCTTTTGATCTTCTATATCAAAACCTCTTGTTTTGTAAATGCCAGCATGAActgtgaaacacaaaaatacatccATTAAAAATATGTCTGCACTGTATATAAATAGGTGTAAAGCCCTGTCCATTTATCCCACAAAATGAGAGATCGTGCATTTCAATTGGAAACCATCTTCCCCGTTCCTATATTAGTAACATTTCTGAGTTTTGGGCAGTAATATTGCAAGGTTGGCATGGAAACAAGCACACAGTATATGATGAACCCAAACACCTCTATTGCTCAGTGGCTAATTTTCTTATATCCAGCAGAGTGCACATAAAGCAGAGAACATATTCACATAGATAGACATACTTGAAAAAGAGTACGCATGAGGGTAACATTACCCTGTTTCATCCTCCCTGTAACGACAATGTCCACCTTAAATATTCACAGTGCCCGTGGATGGTTTGATTGAAGTAGATAATGAGGTAAAGTAACATACTACTATAATACTATAACTACATCCCTGAAACTGAAAGAATGAAGCTTGGTTCCAAAAATGAGGTTCATAAATAAACTTCATAGTCTATACACCTGTGGCTTGACAAAGCTATTGTTTTAAGGTTGTCTTATTGGCCATATAAATAGCAACAGCAGCCCAAAGTGGCACATTGTATATTGTTTTGTTAACgttgtcaaaaataaaacacatctttGTGATAAAGTAGCATTTACCACATAACTACATGCCTAATAAATGTGAATTAGTAAGTCAATAAAAAGGCTGAAACCCAGTGTTCAATGTCCTGATAAGGTTGCAAAAGAACATCCTTTGACTATGGTTTCCTACTTCAGTGTGAACAAACCATAGTATAGTGTATATGAGTCATAGCCATAACACTCCTATACCTCTAGAGAGATAATGAAAGCAAGAATATTCGGGCTGGAGTACACAAGTTTCCGCCTGTGGCTCAGCAGACTTTGAATCCGACGGGAACATAGATCAAAGACAAGTGCCTTGATGATCCCCCACCCGTCCGTACTCACCAGTCCCGGGACGTCCCATGATGATTTGCTTGCGCGGAGCAGGGTGAGGGGACTCAGCCGGCAGTATGAGTGGCAGCAAGGCAGTCGGCGTGGGGTGACAGGCTACTGGCTGCGGCAGCCCCCCGCCGGAGGCGTCTTGGTGTCCCTCcggttttctctccctctccctgcctccagagccagaggaggacaGGATGGAGACTGATGAGGCGGGCATCGCAGAGGGGCTGGACAGGACAGTGTGGCCCCCTGAGGCTGGAGTCAGTGACTGGGAGGAGACAGATATTTTAATTCACCTTCTAGACACAGTTTCTCAGTATTTTAATCAGAGATTATACAGTTATAATGCCAAAaccaaataaactaaataaacaatACTGCAAACAGAGACTTTTGCAAGATTAGCCCGATTTGACTCAATGGACTTTAATATGAAACAGACCCAATCGGGCCGTAACAAATTCACACCTATTCATACACATTTGGCAAACAATTGACGTTATGAGTCTAAGGATTCTTTGACGCTCTCGATTGAGCAACAGACGCTCCTGTTACCAACAGcgacttttttcaccatttaaTAAGTCAAAATACGTAAAACTACTGATGGATGTTTTTTAGGGTTTCGGGCTCCCACTTGGTTGATACGACAATAATCATTTCTTAGATGATTAGATACGCTGGGAACGTTAACGCATTATCATTGCATTGAcgcattcattcattaacacTGACAATTATTTTGCGTGttaacatatttaaaatgtatatatatatatatgctgatGTTATATAAGATGTTGCTCATTGTCTCTGAATACAAAAAACAGACACTGAGTCCAGAATGTTGATTCCTGAAGCAAGCAGAGCTGTGGAACAGTGACACTGCACAGACTTCTGCTCAGTGTTGGCCTGTAAGGGGTGAAATCACGCATGAAATCACGCATGtcaaccaatgagagcattGGTTAAGATGGCAGCCTAAGACGGACagaaaagaagtggaggagaaatggagaaaagtaacttttcattttaatctcTTTCAGACATAGTTGGTGGAACCAAAGTTCTTTGAACCACTGCTGTTGTGTTTTAACACAAGACGTGAGAACAAGCTGTAATAGGCCATAATCGTGGTTAACGATTAAACGTTAATGCCCTGTCAGTGGCAGATTGCTTtatgtttgatttgattaaattagtttttaggTTGAGTATTACAAGAAAAATCTTAACTACTACTGTCTAGGGAATCCTGTAGCAAAATCAAAGTGCTTGCATTAATAAAAGAGcaatatattattaaattaaatttatcACAAAAGAATATTGTGATTAATTCCGATTCGAAATTGTAATTATTGCCCATAATTGATATAATATGgctaggatatatatatatatatatgcactgTATGTGATAATGTGATATTGTGTTATGCGGTATGTGATATTctgcataaaacaaaacaagctgCCTATCTTACCGAGCTGGAGGTGACAAGGACAAGAGTGGATGTTGGGTTGCGCAGCAGAACTGCACCGTTGGTGGTGGCCCCGTTGATGGGAACGGGCACCTGGAGGCCCTGCAAAGCTGTGTGTTGGGGCTGGCTTTGCTCTCTGgacctgctcctctctctcctccccaacGGGCCTTCGGAGAACTTGGCCAGTGGGACATCTGGGTTGCGGACGATGACTGGGGAATCCCGGAGGGGCACAATGCGGCGTGGGGAGGGCTCCTGGGGCAGCGGGGAGGGCGGGGTAGGAGAAACCAGCATGGGCGGCGgggtagaggcagcggaggatgGTGGCCTGCTGGTGGCGCTGCGAGGCCGGGGAAAGGAAAGTGAGGACGGGGTTGTGGGCTGACTGTGGGGGGAGAGGACTCTGAAGCCTCCAGGGTTGTGGCCCAGGGTCGGGTCCCCCATCATGCCCACCAGCTGATGCTGCTCAGGTTTGATCTGGTAGTCCTGGATTACAGGCAGCGGTGGGGGCGGGTGGGTGTCGAGCTTCCTTTTGCTGGGGCTCATCGGTACTGTGAAAGTGAGATTTGTCTGATAAGTAGGCACAATCCCAGATAGGTGGCGCTCTCGGTCAACACCCGGTGTACCCATCTTAGTGCCGCTAAGATGGCGATGGCGGCGTGGCGTAAGTGGGCCAGGAGCTGTGATGGGGCTGAAATTGGCAGGACGAAAGCCGAggagcggggagggggagggtgacGGCGTAGGAGAGAAGGGCGACTGGTTGGAGATAGGGGAGTATAAGGGTGTGCCTGAGCGGGAGCCCCCCAGGGAGACCAGCATGGTCGCTGCCTCACACTCGTCAAAGTCAAAGCGAGAGAGGTCCTGGGGCAGCATTGAGGGAAGGACCAGGCGGGGGCGGGAGTCCCCTCCGCGGCTGCTGGCCTCGCTGCTCTCGCGTGACGTCTCGTCCCAGTCGAACTCTGAGCTCGCTCTTCCACCGCTCATTCGGAGGTCAGACGGCGTCAAGGTCCCTGTGCTGCTGGCTCCGCCCCGTTCCCGGCTGCCTCCACTGGCTTCCATCTCCTTGGTCCTCATTGAGAGGTGTCTGGAGCAGTATCCTCGGCGTTGGGACTCTTTTGAGCAGCCTTCCCTGGAGCACAACCTCCTCCACTGCTTCCCGTTGAACTTCTTCCGGATGCCTGTTGGTGTGCACACCACGTCTCCCTTCTTGTACTTTTGCTGGGCAGCTGTCAGTGGGGTGCGGGAacgcgaggaggaggacatggtTGAACCTGATACAGATCCTCCGCCGCCACCAGCTCCTCCACTAGAAGAACATCCACCGGGGGCCTTGTCTACTCTGGAGGAGGATGCGTCGGAAGaggagatgggagggagggggtgaagcTGAGGGGTGGCAATGACAGCTGCAGTTGTTGCAGTTGCTGGGTCAATGCCTAATAGgacaggtgaaggagggggttgggggttaAAGGCCGGGTGGGTGGTAGGGACCCCGATGCCTCGCACCACAGAAAGGTGGGGATTGAGGTAGCCAGGCGGAGGCTTAGAAATGATGTGGCGGTGCTGGGCAAGTGTCATTGGTTTGGCCCCAGGTATAATCGCCCCCATTGGAAGCATGTTAAAGTGAGACACCTCCATGTCTTCTTCGGGAGTAAGTGGCATGTATGGGTGgtgttgctgtggttgttggggTTGTTGGTGCTGTTGCTGCTTTGCGCTGTTCTCCCTTTCACActgtctttccctctctctttcctgtATTCTCTGGATGTCCCGCTCCCTCTCCAAGTCCTTCTCGATTTCCCACTCTCGGCCAGGAGCCAAGCTGAGGACTGAGACTGGGGTGACTGGGGAAGTGATGTTGTGGATGGATGTGGAGGAAACAGGGACCATATCTGGGTAGGATATTCCCCTGCTCAGCACGGATCCCACGCCGGGAGTCATCCCACGGCTCAAACGACACACCTCCTGCTCCACATCTATCTCCTCCCTGTCCTCTCGTTCCATTTCCTTGTGTCTGTCCCCGTCCTCTCCATCCCGTCCTCCTCCGGACGGGAGGTCCAGGTCCCAAGGTGGCACCAGAAGACGAAGTGTTTGTCGGGAGACCCACACTGCCTGGGTCCCGACAGCTGTCCCTCTGCTATCCTCTTCCTGGTCTACGGAATGTCTTTCCTCAGACAGCAGGACACGGTAGCGGTTGGCCACTGCAGGGTGGGTGTCCACCTGGGTCACCACACCCTCTCGGTACCACTGGCCCTGGCTCTCGCTGCCCTCATCACTTCCAAATGGTACACAGACACGGGTGCCAATAGGTATTGGGTGGACACCAGGCGGTGGGGCGTCTAGGATAATGTCCACCACCCCTGGGGGGCTGTCGTGTTGATACGGATAACGGCACATTGTCTTCTCCCCATTCAGTTGCACCTCTAGGCTTCCGAATTCACCGCTGACCTTACGTACCACTCCAGCCCGGAACACCAAGTCTGAGAAAACCCCTTTGTCCCGCCTCTCGCGTCCTCCCTCCCCGTCACCTCTTCTGCTGAGCTGTCGGGCGAGGACACGCTGATTTTTCATTCCTTTGGCGAGGGCGTCGGACAGTGCATCGGGGAGGCTGGGTGGTGCGTGTGCAGACATCTGTGTGAGGGCGCGTGTGTCGACGACTACCTCCAGGTCAGCTGAGTGCTCGCTGGCGGTATCTGTTGAGGAGCAGCGGGGTAGGAGGACGGGAGACGTTCGCTCCGCATCTCTCGCGCCTTCAACTACGCCGGGCCTTTCCCTGTCCCCTGCCAGCGTCAGCGTAGGGGGGCCTGGGGATCCGTCCCCGCGGCCCTCTCCGACAGCGATCCCGCTGTGAAAGTTGTCAATCAGTCTCCTGTCGTGACTGTTGCCATCGGGCTGAGACACAACAAAGTCTTTTCCTGAACTGGTTGACCCGCGGTTAATAACCCCAccgcagagaggaagagacgggGGCGCGTTGGAGGGCGGGTTGCTATGGTTACCAGTAGCAGACGAGCAGTGTTCAGAGGTGTACTTCTTCTTGGGAACGCGGGCCTTGAAGGTGGCTGTTTTACGGCTGGAGGCGGGGTTCGGGCTGTTGTTGGCGCTTGTTGTACTACTATTACTACAACTGCTTCCACCACTGTCACTGTGGCTGCTGCCGCTCACAGCTGACCTCAACGATCTATCGTCCGAGGATGTCAAAAATGTCCCAGAGTCCATCACGGCTGATACTGATGCATCTGACAGCCCTTCTCTGTGAAGACCGCCACCCTCTAAAGTGTCTCGTGCTGTGATTGGGTCCATCTGGGAGGCCTCTGAATGtgaatttgatgaaaatgaagaGGGGGGTGTACGGTTTTGTGGGGATCTGCTTCTATCTCTGTTCTCATCCGAgtctctcttctcccctcctTCAGGGGCATCCCCTGCTCCGCGACGCTTTCCCCCTTTGGCGCGGGTGGAGGGAGGCGAACGCCGGCCCTGCTTTTTTATCGGCTTCATCTTTTCATCTAGCTTGCCTTTTCTCTAAAcaagttgttttatttatttatcccaGAGCTTTTCTTTGGCCCTTCTTTGTGTTATGTCTATTTTCCTCCTCTGAAGGGGCCTCTCTCACTCATCCTGTCTCGTCTTTGTTGCGCGACTTTGGCACTTGCCCCCTTTTTTCCAGAGACTCTAAAAGAAAAGTAACAGGGATTATGGGTTACTCATGTGGCAAACACATTTAGAAATGCAACTATCCCATTCACCAACTGCATGACCTAGAGTGGAAAAGTGACTGATCAGATAAAAATCAAACATTGCTAAAGACATTACAGAAACATCGAAGTAAAAACAAGGCAATGTGAGACTTTATGATCATCCAAAAATACCATACAATTCatccattaaaatgaacattgatttaaaaaaaatgcaccatTGTACCAGAGTTGTAATGAAAATGACTCATCCACAAATTCAAGATACACTAATTCATTACATAACAGGTTGTACTCGCATTACACAAGGCCTGCATCCATACCAGGTACATATTGAAAACAGGAGGCCATATTGTAGGGTAAACACAGAGTAGGCTCACAGCACAGTACGGAAATAGTGAGGAGCACTTTGCAATTTGCCCAGACAAGCCTTTCGGCATGCAcccgtgcacacgcacacacacacacacctacacacacacaatcacactcaaacacactacTTCTTGGCCAGGGCAGTCGAGGCGGGGGAATTCCTTCTTTGCTCGCATGTTGAAACCCTTCTTCTCTCTATTTCAAAGAGTCAATCCGCCCCTACAAACTCCATTTCCTGTGGAAGACCATTACCTAACTTCCCTTTACTTCATTCCTCATTCTGTCTCTTTGCTACTATAACGTTGATTCTTATccacttccttctccttctctgatATTGATTCCTacctcctcatctctctttttctttcctctccccgACCACTCAAGTCTCCATCCTCATTTTGTGTTGCCGTCACCCAGAAAAAGCAGAGTTGTTCTGATTAATTGTCATTCTGTCATTCAGCCCCGCCGCTAGCTATGCCAGAGTCATTCAGTAAATATCTGAACTCACACTGGACTTGTTCACAGCTCAGCCCCCTGTTTGGAAAGTAAAACAGATTGTTTTTGCTGACTTGTTGAACGGGAGACTGTTTTCATTGAACTGGTTTGTTAGCCGTGTGGCTGGCTGATACGCGGGCCTCGGGTGCTAGCTGCTGTGGGCTCTGCCTCTTTTCTTCCAACACAAAAGTCTCCAATGTGCTAAGAGTGCCAGAAAGACATTTATAACGGGCTTATAGGCGTGATACTCAAAACACCCCTCTATTCTCGGTCGGCTTTTCTGAAGAATTGTCACTCCGGTATTCACTGTCAAAATGTATTGGATTGACCTTTCTTATTTATCGCCAGACATGTCTACTTGTCAGTGACTGTTTGAGTGTCTGTTAACTTCAATGTCTGCAGGTCTGTCCCCGTCTCTACGTCCGCCCTCCCACCTGCCTCCCTGTTTGTCTGTGCATTCATTCAGGTCCTTTTAATGTCTGCCACATCATGTCGGCTGGAGAGAAATCCATTTTCAGAGATAAGTGCCGCCTGTCTTGaggccacacgcacacacgcagagcaAACATCTACGCGATGACGGTCGAGAGAGAACACAGAGAGCCAGGAAGCTAATAGCCGAAACTGTGCTCTATGCAAATCCCTATTTAGGACAGACAGCCGTACAGCCTCCGCCATAAAATGATTTGGCAGCCGGCCTTACTTGGTCACGATAGAAGTATGCTACGTGTGTTTACTCAGTAGTGTGCCGTGTAAAACAGCTGGTGTCAGAGTCATGGGCCTGCTGATAACAGCTCCAAGACAAACTGACGCAACTCCCTCTCCCTCGCGAGTAACATGGAGTAAGGAAACCCATATGGGAGCTATGAAAGTTCATCAGCTGTACGTGACCTGCACATCAGCGAGTTTCTTCACTGCGCTTATCTTCTGTTATGTTACACAAATA
This genomic interval from Pungitius pungitius chromosome 17, fPunPun2.1, whole genome shotgun sequence contains the following:
- the cica gene encoding protein capicua homolog isoform X2, which encodes MKPIKKQGRRSPPSTRAKGGKRRGAGDAPEGGEKRDSDENRDRSRSPQNRTPPSSFSSNSHSEASQMDPITARDTLEGGGLHREGLSDASVSAVMDSGTFLTSSDDRSLRSAVSGSSHSDSGGSSCSNSSTTSANNSPNPASSRKTATFKARVPKKKYTSEHCSSATGNHSNPPSNAPPSLPLCGGVINRGSTSSGKDFVVSQPDGNSHDRRLIDNFHSGIAVGEGRGDGSPGPPTLTLAGDRERPGVVEGARDAERTSPVLLPRCSSTDTASEHSADLEVVVDTRALTQMSAHAPPSLPDALSDALAKGMKNQRVLARQLSRRGDGEGGRERRDKGVFSDLVFRAGVVRKVSGEFGSLEVQLNGEKTMCRYPYQHDSPPGVVDIILDAPPPGVHPIPIGTRVCVPFGSDEGSESQGQWYREGVVTQVDTHPAVANRYRVLLSEERHSVDQEEDSRGTAVGTQAVWVSRQTLRLLVPPWDLDLPSGGGRDGEDGDRHKEMEREDREEIDVEQEVCRLSRGMTPGVGSVLSRGISYPDMVPVSSTSIHNITSPVTPVSVLSLAPGREWEIEKDLERERDIQRIQERERERQCERENSAKQQQHQQPQQPQQHHPYMPLTPEEDMEVSHFNMLPMGAIIPGAKPMTLAQHRHIISKPPPGYLNPHLSVVRGIGVPTTHPAFNPQPPPSPVLLGIDPATATTAAVIATPQLHPLPPISSSDASSSRVDKAPGGCSSSGGAGGGGGSVSGSTMSSSSRSRTPLTAAQQKYKKGDVVCTPTGIRKKFNGKQWRRLCSREGCSKESQRRGYCSRHLSMRTKEMEASGGSRERGGASSTGTLTPSDLRMSGGRASSEFDWDETSRESSEASSRGGDSRPRLVLPSMLPQDLSRFDFDECEAATMLVSLGGSRSGTPLYSPISNQSPFSPTPSPSPSPLLGFRPANFSPITAPGPLTPRRHRHLSGTKMGTPGVDRERHLSGIVPTYQTNLTFTVPMSPSKRKLDTHPPPPLPVIQDYQIKPEQHQLVGMMGDPTLGHNPGGFRVLSPHSQPTTPSSLSFPRPRSATSRPPSSAASTPPPMLVSPTPPSPLPQEPSPRRIVPLRDSPVIVRNPDVPLAKFSEGPLGRRERSRSREQSQPQHTALQGLQVPVPINGATTNGAVLLRNPTSTLVLVTSSSSLTPASGGHTVLSSPSAMPASSVSILSSSGSGGRERERKPEGHQDASGGGLPQPVACHPTPTALLPLILPAESPHPAPRKQIIMGRPGTVWTNVEPRSVPVFPWHSLVPFLEPSQSGAAAQPADGQQLVNQSREPRCGVALVSDGRAGPPDLERGSTSCPTATNDNPPTDTGGADSETESDTDDPFSPGVANDAAPSTATMKRRTQSLSALPKDGDRKREKDHIRRPMNAFMIFSKRHRALVHQRHPNQDNRTVSKILGEWWYALGPNEKQQYHDLAFQVKEAHFRAHPDWKWCNKDRRKSLSEGRGMPKESRERSMSESLDPHPESQVLEGGKGGGACWPSGLERRAGLFAGPHARPRAFSQSAVHTLEQRERDLEKEEGASLFRHQPSSQVLYKGGLSEDVTSDEERMVICEEEGDDDVMEDSCTEGSIDLKCKERVTDSDEDEPDGQHGLQPVTRSSIPSSTPSTPHSNSTAAKENRGGGGGGGGGSAEGSERKRKRDGGEEGSEGRSKTEEAAADGVEGGGGGSSSISAESSTSSNQASLALAQQGLTQVLGAVSTAPRMVTSVERPVASSPSPITSEPAEGAIAGNTQPQDRKATPLFGGGEPQQLPIAVGVQTQLPVLQSKMLVPMATGRTGSTPPHPSISLGAPPLPVQHSSVTGNKIIQIAPMPVIQTNVPPYVAAAVHPGSPFPVSMATVMAPGGAPPQTVLLTSPPTRITYVQAGPGVNTTTPKHATPAPSATYLPSSLAALGFTAIAPAGQTLVQPLLASPPPPSSQSQTSGAPGFQVLTAIHSAPTVTLPAGVVSMTTVPPALASRDVISRPSSPLATGVQGFAPLTRLPVAAEEVKVEVKRENPTDGPTEDGWSSCAASSSFANCPINVAAVKKEEDFGLQIKEENLRDEHSGENQSDVDTEQERGLKESREKKGGRGTDRKDHSMDHSSKEARPRTPPPPPLGLDPPPPPPTEREPPSSLKKTKFRPPPLKKTPDSLEKVLSESYFEERFAELPEFNPEEVLPSPTLQSLATSPRVILESYRKKARNSTELEPTAEEPSSPRRKTRCLSSCSSEPNTPKSAAKCEGEIFTFDRAGTEGEDLLGDPDRVSYSSLRRTLDQRRALVMQLFQEHGFFPSAQATAGFQARYSDTFPTKVCLQLKIREVRQKIMQTTTPGTFEPGVLGGLAEAGPAPSHSTSFHHSALEDGGGEQQGDKARSPEEPKSQMS